The Amycolatopsis mongoliensis genome includes a window with the following:
- a CDS encoding class I SAM-dependent DNA methyltransferase — protein MQQPADLLTVRESYDRVADVYVELGVGRLEEVPWLRAALAAFAESVRGLGPVLDVGCGPGTVTAHLTGLGLDASGVDLSPRMVEHAQRLHPELRFSVASATELELVPASLGGVLGWWSLFNLPRAALPGVLRTFAEALVPGGQALIGTHVGDGDVPRTQGYGGLPVSWTTHLYQPEELAGMLADAGLEVVADLRMPARLKQRPQVLLAARRPAA, from the coding sequence GTGCAGCAGCCAGCCGATCTCCTGACGGTCCGCGAGTCCTACGACCGGGTCGCCGATGTCTACGTGGAGCTTGGCGTGGGCCGGTTGGAGGAGGTGCCGTGGCTGCGGGCCGCGCTTGCCGCCTTCGCCGAGTCCGTCCGCGGGCTGGGCCCGGTCCTGGACGTCGGCTGCGGCCCCGGCACCGTCACCGCGCACCTGACCGGCTTGGGGCTGGACGCCTCGGGTGTCGACCTGTCGCCGCGCATGGTCGAGCACGCCCAGCGGCTGCACCCCGAATTGCGGTTTTCGGTCGCTTCGGCCACTGAACTCGAGTTGGTTCCGGCGTCGCTCGGTGGCGTGCTCGGCTGGTGGTCGTTGTTCAACCTTCCGCGCGCGGCGCTGCCCGGCGTGCTGCGAACCTTCGCCGAGGCGCTCGTGCCCGGGGGCCAAGCTCTGATCGGCACGCACGTCGGCGACGGCGACGTGCCGCGGACCCAGGGCTACGGCGGTCTGCCGGTGTCCTGGACGACGCACCTGTACCAGCCCGAAGAGCTGGCCGGAATGCTGGCCGACGCCGGTCTCGAGGTGGTCGCCGACCTGAGGATGCCTGCCCGGCTGAAGCAGCGCCCGCAGGTGTTGCTCGCCGCACGGCGCCCGGCGGCCTGA
- a CDS encoding GNAT family N-acetyltransferase, with the protein MSGPAAWPPAPIRTERLVLRESEARDRAAFIDLFASPEVGTYIGGSRPRDELERTTPELPGRRPGFFVVELDGAMIGMITLDPRDGVAETELGYLFLPEAWGHGYAAEACAAALGWFAGAHPGKPVALCTQTANAPSMRLAEKLGFTEVERFEAYGAKQWLGVWPG; encoded by the coding sequence ATGTCCGGACCCGCCGCCTGGCCGCCCGCTCCGATCAGGACCGAACGCCTCGTGCTCCGCGAGTCCGAGGCGCGAGACCGGGCCGCGTTCATCGACCTGTTCGCCTCACCGGAGGTGGGCACCTACATCGGCGGCTCCCGACCGCGCGACGAGCTCGAGCGCACGACTCCCGAGCTGCCCGGCCGCCGCCCCGGGTTCTTCGTGGTCGAGCTCGACGGCGCGATGATCGGGATGATCACGCTCGATCCGCGCGACGGCGTCGCGGAAACGGAGCTCGGCTACCTGTTCCTGCCGGAGGCGTGGGGGCACGGGTACGCGGCCGAAGCGTGCGCAGCGGCACTCGGCTGGTTCGCCGGCGCGCATCCCGGCAAGCCCGTGGCGCTGTGCACCCAGACCGCCAACGCACCCTCGATGCGCCTCGCCGAGAAGCTGGGCTTCACCGAGGTGGAGCGGTTCGAGGCGTACGGCGCCAAGCAGTGGCTCGGCGTGTGGCCGGGGTGA
- a CDS encoding SDR family oxidoreductase translates to MKVLVTGATGNTGRHVVRGLLDLPADVRVLVRDPAKAPGGVEVVQGDITDPAEAAEGVDAVYFVWPFYSAEGIDKAVKPFKDKKIVYVSSVAAEDGGFWGEVEESVKAVTHDWTFLRITGLATNTLGWVPQAKTGKVRAPYGQAKRSLVHEKDVADMAVKAFTENHGKQIYLVTGPEALSQARQAEIIGQAMRTPVRWEEQPLDEAAAQLGEEFAKSALPYWASLVDDPEPVSPDVAKVTGHPARPFDDWARERFS, encoded by the coding sequence ATGAAGGTCCTCGTCACCGGGGCCACCGGCAACACCGGCCGCCACGTCGTCCGTGGCCTGCTCGACCTCCCCGCGGACGTCCGGGTTCTCGTCCGCGACCCGGCGAAGGCCCCCGGCGGTGTCGAAGTCGTCCAGGGCGACATCACCGATCCGGCCGAGGCCGCCGAAGGGGTTGATGCCGTTTACTTCGTCTGGCCCTTCTACTCCGCCGAAGGTATCGACAAAGCCGTAAAGCCGTTCAAGGACAAGAAGATCGTCTACGTCTCATCGGTGGCCGCGGAAGACGGCGGGTTCTGGGGTGAAGTCGAGGAATCCGTGAAAGCCGTGACCCACGACTGGACTTTCCTCCGCATCACCGGCCTCGCCACCAACACCCTCGGCTGGGTACCGCAAGCGAAAACCGGCAAGGTGCGGGCGCCGTACGGGCAAGCCAAGCGGTCCCTCGTCCACGAAAAGGACGTCGCCGACATGGCTGTCAAAGCTTTCACCGAAAACCACGGCAAGCAGATCTACCTCGTCACCGGTCCCGAAGCCCTCAGTCAGGCCCGGCAAGCGGAAATCATCGGGCAAGCGATGCGAACGCCCGTCCGCTGGGAAGAACAGCCGCTCGACGAAGCAGCAGCGCAGCTGGGCGAGGAATTCGCGAAGAGCGCCCTGCCCTACTGGGCCTCCCTCGTCGACGATCCGGAGCCCGTCTCCCCGGACGTCGCGAAAGTCACCGGGCATCCCGCCCGGCCCTTCGACGACTGGGCGCGGGAACGGTTCAGCTGA
- a CDS encoding TauD/TfdA dioxygenase family protein, with the protein MSVDLPARVQLREARTPADGLLEGPRVLHEPRKEYERFTLRPLSRVIGAEIDGVDLARPLTAELREELTSALLEWKVIFFRDQEITSAQQRAFAANWGELETNPFIPKGDDDAVTRFERTAAMPGYENIWHVDVTWRPNPALGSVLRLIEVPPVGGDTMWADMAAAYDNLPEDVRTRIDGLTAVHDYLPGFDRFSDPALLAQWQDRFPPVEHPVVRTHPETGRRTLFVNQAFTTHIVGLDRAESDRLLRYLFLQAHTPEFQVRFSWRPNSVAFWDNRATQHYAVNDYHPHVRIAERVAIAGDRPY; encoded by the coding sequence ATGTCCGTAGACCTGCCTGCCCGGGTTCAGCTGCGGGAGGCCCGCACCCCCGCCGACGGCCTCCTCGAGGGCCCGCGCGTCCTGCACGAGCCGCGGAAAGAGTACGAGCGCTTCACCCTCCGCCCCCTCAGCCGGGTGATCGGCGCCGAGATCGACGGCGTCGACCTCGCCCGGCCGCTCACCGCCGAGCTGCGCGAAGAACTCACCAGCGCCCTGCTCGAGTGGAAGGTGATCTTCTTCCGCGACCAGGAGATCACCTCCGCGCAGCAGCGCGCGTTCGCCGCGAACTGGGGCGAGCTGGAGACCAACCCGTTCATCCCGAAGGGCGACGACGACGCCGTCACGCGCTTCGAGCGCACCGCCGCCATGCCCGGCTACGAGAACATCTGGCACGTCGACGTCACCTGGCGGCCCAACCCGGCACTCGGCTCGGTGCTGCGGCTGATCGAGGTGCCGCCCGTCGGTGGCGACACGATGTGGGCCGACATGGCCGCCGCCTACGACAACCTGCCCGAAGACGTCCGCACCCGCATCGACGGGCTCACCGCGGTGCACGACTACCTCCCCGGCTTCGACCGGTTCTCCGACCCCGCGCTCCTGGCGCAGTGGCAGGACCGCTTCCCGCCGGTCGAACACCCGGTGGTCCGGACGCACCCGGAGACCGGGCGGCGCACCCTGTTCGTCAACCAGGCGTTCACGACGCACATCGTCGGGCTCGACCGGGCCGAGAGCGACCGGCTGCTGCGGTACCTGTTCCTGCAGGCTCACACGCCCGAGTTCCAGGTCCGGTTCAGCTGGCGGCCGAACTCGGTGGCCTTCTGGGACAACCGCGCGACGCAGCACTACGCGGTCAACGACTACCACCCGCACGTCCGGATCGCGGAGCGCGTCGCCATCGCGGGCGACCGGCCGTACTGA
- a CDS encoding limonene-1,2-epoxide hydrolase family protein, whose product MTDEPQAVVTGFLQALEDLDIDRALTFAASDIVYQNVPLPPARGLAAVEKQLRLLARFGSGFEARTHHIAADGNVVLTERTDVLRRGAWEAEFWVCGTFEVEGGRIVLWRDYFDWTTVLAASAKGAGRVALAGARTLFGRYKAKQAVR is encoded by the coding sequence ATGACCGATGAACCCCAGGCAGTGGTGACCGGTTTCCTCCAGGCCCTCGAAGACCTCGACATCGACCGAGCGCTGACGTTCGCGGCGAGCGACATCGTGTACCAGAACGTGCCGTTGCCGCCCGCCCGCGGCCTCGCGGCGGTCGAGAAGCAGCTGCGTCTGCTGGCCCGGTTCGGCTCCGGGTTCGAAGCGCGCACGCACCACATCGCCGCGGACGGCAACGTCGTGCTCACCGAACGCACCGACGTGCTGCGCCGCGGCGCGTGGGAAGCGGAGTTCTGGGTGTGCGGCACGTTCGAGGTCGAAGGCGGCCGGATCGTGCTGTGGCGCGACTACTTCGACTGGACGACGGTCCTGGCCGCGAGCGCGAAGGGTGCCGGGCGGGTCGCGCTCGCCGGCGCGCGCACGCTTTTCGGCCGCTACAAGGCGAAGCAGGCGGTGCGCTAG
- a CDS encoding CapA family protein → MITLVLGGDVNVQGRKTPSTAFERLEPLLKGAGLRFVNLEGPLDAVMAEALTSGGIDVVSCANDLTAPATLPVLDRAGIAHCGAGPTLDAAHTPAVLERSGEKVAFLAYTSLRPYGAHLEFPGVAQAFATTAYQPDPRVAEIPGRPPLVRTTPLPEHLDRLVADVKQAKAAHDHVVVSMHWGLPGAELTEYQVAYGRAAIDAGADLVAGHGPHTIQAVEVHRGRPILYSLGNLVFDWPAMRGRHVDGLLAGCMFGDEPRLELIPVRRNADNECVPLAGDEAGKVLRYVADLSARRSTTVTIRDGIASVGVGA, encoded by the coding sequence GTGATCACGCTGGTACTCGGCGGAGACGTCAACGTTCAAGGCCGCAAGACGCCGTCGACGGCGTTCGAGCGGCTGGAGCCGCTGCTCAAGGGCGCCGGCCTCCGGTTCGTCAATCTCGAAGGCCCTCTCGACGCGGTGATGGCGGAGGCGCTGACGTCGGGCGGCATCGACGTCGTCTCGTGCGCCAACGACCTCACCGCGCCGGCGACCCTCCCGGTCCTCGACCGCGCCGGGATCGCGCACTGCGGTGCCGGCCCGACCCTCGACGCCGCGCACACACCCGCGGTGCTCGAACGGTCCGGCGAGAAGGTCGCCTTCCTCGCGTACACGTCACTTCGCCCCTACGGTGCGCATCTGGAGTTTCCCGGCGTCGCGCAAGCGTTTGCGACCACGGCTTACCAGCCCGATCCCCGCGTCGCGGAGATCCCGGGCCGCCCGCCGCTGGTGCGTACGACACCCCTCCCCGAGCACCTCGACCGGCTCGTCGCCGACGTGAAGCAGGCCAAGGCCGCCCATGACCACGTCGTCGTCTCGATGCACTGGGGCTTGCCGGGCGCCGAACTCACCGAGTACCAGGTCGCCTACGGCCGCGCGGCGATCGACGCCGGCGCCGACCTGGTCGCCGGGCACGGGCCGCACACGATCCAGGCCGTCGAGGTCCACCGGGGCCGACCGATCCTCTACAGCCTCGGCAACCTCGTCTTCGACTGGCCGGCGATGCGCGGGCGCCACGTCGACGGGCTGCTGGCCGGCTGCATGTTCGGCGACGAACCCCGGCTCGAGCTGATCCCGGTGCGGCGCAACGCCGACAACGAGTGCGTACCGCTCGCCGGGGACGAAGCGGGCAAGGTGCTGCGGTACGTCGCGGATCTCTCGGCGCGGCGCTCGACGACCGTGACCATCCGGGACGGAATCGCCTCGGTAGGCGTTGGTGCGTAA